A single genomic interval of Gemmatimonadota bacterium harbors:
- the rho gene encoding transcription termination factor Rho, whose amino-acid sequence MERAELIRKSVGELHRIAEKLGVRGAVGLSKPALVDQIRRASATAASSGVTDIGPLRRGVLEILPEGYGFLRDPELSYASGNDDIYVSRGLIRSHALRRGDTLVGTVARRTSGNRDRRLSSIVTVNGRPAGSADDRPHFESLRARYPDRRIDLEVPGGSVAMRMVNLLAPVGRGQRGLIVSPPKAGKTTILRGMAQAVAHNHPGVHLIVMLIDERPEEVTEMKEKVKGEVIASTFDSPPLRHVQVADVVYNKACRLAEARRDVVILLDSLTRLARAHNAILPQSGRIMSGGMDARALERPKRFFGAARDLEDGGSITIVATALVDTGSRMDDLIFEEFKGTGNMELVLDRSSADRRIFPAIDLAKSGTRREELLLSGTELDRVHILRNFLATMPNEEAIPFLTEHMSNTATNAEFLDVMARGY is encoded by the coding sequence TTGGAACGGGCCGAACTGATACGCAAGTCGGTCGGAGAACTGCACCGGATCGCTGAGAAGCTCGGGGTACGGGGTGCGGTCGGGCTGTCCAAGCCCGCCCTCGTCGATCAAATCCGTCGCGCATCCGCCACCGCCGCATCGTCGGGCGTCACCGATATCGGTCCCTTGCGACGGGGGGTGCTGGAGATTCTGCCCGAAGGGTATGGATTTCTGCGAGATCCGGAACTGAGCTACGCCTCGGGCAACGACGACATCTACGTCAGCAGGGGGCTGATCCGGAGCCACGCGCTCAGACGCGGCGACACGCTCGTCGGCACCGTCGCCCGGCGCACCTCGGGCAATCGCGATCGGCGCCTGTCCAGCATCGTCACGGTCAACGGGCGACCGGCGGGAAGCGCTGACGATCGCCCCCACTTCGAGAGCCTGCGCGCCCGCTACCCCGATCGCCGGATCGACCTCGAGGTGCCGGGCGGAAGCGTCGCCATGCGCATGGTCAACCTGCTCGCTCCGGTAGGACGGGGTCAGCGCGGTCTCATCGTCTCGCCGCCGAAGGCCGGAAAGACCACGATTCTGCGCGGGATGGCCCAGGCCGTGGCTCACAACCATCCCGGCGTGCACCTCATCGTGATGCTCATCGACGAGCGGCCCGAGGAGGTGACCGAGATGAAGGAGAAGGTGAAGGGCGAGGTGATCGCCTCCACTTTCGACAGCCCCCCGCTGCGTCACGTTCAGGTTGCCGACGTCGTCTACAACAAGGCCTGCCGCCTCGCCGAGGCCAGGCGGGACGTGGTGATCCTGCTCGACTCGCTTACCCGTCTGGCCAGAGCCCACAACGCCATCCTTCCCCAGTCGGGCCGCATCATGAGCGGCGGGATGGACGCCAGGGCGCTCGAGCGCCCGAAACGCTTCTTCGGCGCCGCGCGCGACCTGGAGGACGGCGGCTCGATCACCATAGTGGCCACCGCGCTCGTGGACACAGGCAGCCGAATGGACGACCTGATCTTCGAAGAGTTCAAGGGAACCGGCAACATGGAGCTCGTCCTCGACCGGTCCTCGGCCGATCGCCGGATATTCCCGGCCATCGATCTCGCCAAGAGCGGAACCCGCCGCGAGGAGCTGCTTCTTAGCGGAACCGAGCTCGACCGAGTGCACATTCTGCGCAACTTCCTGGCGACCATGCCCAACGAGGAAGCGATCCCGTTCCTCACCGAGCACATGTCGAATACCGCGACCAACGCGGAATTCCTCGACGTCATGGCGCGAGGTTACTGA
- a CDS encoding AI-2E family transporter, with protein sequence MTKSSAWRVVQTGSAIVTYALFLTSVFIPAAVPSILHPVPLFLALAATMHPFRGEKGHSWLLGVAGVITFVTLLATTGTLLTPFVLALVLAYVLDPLVDRLEDRRVPRSVAIVVLMLPATGLLALVLAVLLPSAIRQLGGVLQDIPALIDHLRTGAAALLARDLPLIDESALLARLEAVDGDAVTAFLSERQEDLLRWLWTGVLGLGRGLGTLFTLVGFAALTPVLTYYTLRDWDRITEAAANLFPADRRGPALEFAKDCDRIISRYMRAQILVATIMGTLTGGLLAVFGFPYAATLGLVVGVFSLVPYLGMILGLLPAVIIALTTDSAGTSLLIVAGVYGGTQLLESAVIGPRIASESVGLHPVWVVLALSVGGFFFGFAGLLLAVPAAAVTRLVLVRALQRYQGTRLYQGASGD encoded by the coding sequence ATGACGAAATCCTCGGCGTGGAGGGTCGTTCAGACCGGCTCCGCGATCGTCACCTACGCCCTCTTTCTGACGAGCGTCTTCATCCCGGCTGCGGTCCCGTCGATCCTGCACCCCGTGCCGCTCTTCCTTGCGCTCGCCGCCACCATGCACCCCTTCCGCGGCGAAAAAGGGCACTCGTGGCTGCTCGGCGTCGCCGGCGTCATCACGTTCGTCACCCTGCTGGCCACCACCGGCACGTTGCTCACCCCGTTCGTGCTGGCTCTGGTGCTGGCCTACGTGCTCGATCCGCTGGTGGACCGGCTCGAGGATCGTCGCGTGCCGCGCTCGGTCGCCATAGTGGTGCTGATGCTGCCCGCCACCGGCCTGCTGGCTCTGGTGCTGGCGGTGTTGCTGCCCTCCGCCATCCGTCAGCTCGGGGGAGTGCTGCAGGACATACCGGCGCTGATCGACCACCTGAGGACGGGAGCTGCCGCCCTCCTCGCCCGCGATCTGCCCCTGATCGACGAAAGCGCCCTCCTCGCCCGGCTGGAAGCCGTCGACGGCGACGCGGTCACCGCCTTCCTCTCGGAGCGGCAGGAGGATCTGCTCCGGTGGCTGTGGACCGGCGTTCTCGGTCTGGGACGCGGCCTGGGCACGTTGTTCACCCTCGTCGGTTTCGCAGCTCTGACCCCGGTCCTCACCTACTACACCCTGCGGGACTGGGATCGGATCACCGAGGCTGCGGCCAACCTCTTCCCGGCCGACCGCCGCGGTCCGGCGCTAGAGTTCGCCAAGGACTGCGACCGCATAATCTCGCGCTACATGAGGGCGCAGATACTAGTGGCGACCATCATGGGAACGCTCACCGGGGGGCTGCTCGCAGTGTTCGGCTTCCCTTACGCGGCGACCCTAGGTCTGGTGGTCGGTGTATTTTCGCTGGTTCCGTACCTTGGAATGATCCTGGGCCTGCTGCCGGCGGTCATCATCGCGCTCACGACCGATTCGGCGGGAACCTCGCTTCTGATCGTGGCCGGCGTCTACGGGGGAACCCAGCTGCTGGAAAGCGCGGTAATAGGGCCTCGCATCGCGAGCGAGTCGGTAGGGCTGCACCCGGTCTGGGTCGTGCTGGCCCTATCCGTCGGCGGGTTCTTTTTCGGCTTCGCGGGTCTGCTTCTGGCGGTGCCCGCGGCAGCCGTGACGAGACTGGTGCTGGTCAGGGCTCTTCAACGTTACCAGGGGACCAGGCTCTACCAGGGCGCATCCGGGGATTAG
- a CDS encoding NAD(P)/FAD-dependent oxidoreductase, whose translation MRGLGLTEELRDITIVGGGPTGLFGAFYAGMRGVSCRIIDSLPELGGQLTALYPEKYIFDVGGFTKILAKDLASALIEQGLQFGAEVVLDSRLEALELGEDGTLTVRTEDRAFPGRAVIVAGGKGAFIPTRLKCPGYDEFEGRGIAFGVRDKEVYRDRKVVVVGGGDTAMDFVLMLKDVAASLTLVHRRDGWRGFSASVREMEEAEARGEIEVRTFHELRSIEGNGSLERITIFDNRKGREGPDIVLEADAMLSCLGFKPDLGPIKEWGLEVKKNRIVVDQLMKTNRAGVFAAGDLVGYPGKVDLIVAGFSEVAIAVNGAVRHLDPKAPSKAGHSTHLKVFKDK comes from the coding sequence ATCCGGGGATTAGGGTTGACGGAAGAGCTGCGGGACATCACCATCGTCGGAGGAGGCCCCACCGGTCTCTTCGGCGCCTTCTACGCCGGGATGCGCGGCGTCTCCTGCAGGATAATCGACTCGCTTCCGGAGCTGGGCGGGCAGCTGACCGCTCTCTATCCCGAGAAGTACATCTTCGATGTGGGCGGTTTCACGAAGATTCTGGCCAAGGACCTGGCCTCCGCGCTCATCGAACAGGGCCTTCAGTTCGGGGCCGAGGTCGTGCTCGACAGCCGCCTGGAAGCGCTGGAGCTGGGCGAGGACGGAACGCTCACCGTGCGCACCGAAGACCGGGCCTTCCCCGGAAGGGCGGTGATCGTCGCCGGCGGCAAGGGCGCGTTCATTCCCACCCGTCTGAAGTGCCCGGGCTACGACGAGTTCGAAGGGCGGGGCATAGCCTTCGGCGTACGCGACAAGGAGGTGTACCGGGACCGCAAGGTGGTGGTCGTCGGCGGCGGCGACACCGCCATGGATTTCGTTCTCATGCTCAAGGACGTGGCCGCGTCGCTCACCCTCGTCCATCGCCGTGACGGCTGGCGCGGCTTCTCCGCCTCGGTGCGGGAGATGGAGGAAGCCGAGGCAAGAGGCGAAATCGAGGTGAGGACCTTCCACGAACTCCGCTCCATCGAGGGAAACGGAAGTCTGGAGAGAATCACGATCTTCGACAACCGCAAGGGCAGGGAAGGTCCGGACATAGTGCTTGAAGCCGACGCGATGCTCTCCTGCCTGGGCTTCAAGCCGGACTTGGGACCGATCAAGGAGTGGGGTCTCGAGGTGAAGAAAAACCGGATCGTGGTGGACCAGCTCATGAAGACGAACCGTGCCGGGGTCTTCGCGGCCGGCGACCTGGTCGGCTATCCCGGCAAGGTGGACCTGATAGTCGCGGGTTTTTCGGAGGTAGCGATCGCGGTGAACGGCGCGGTCCGGCATCTCGACCCCAAGGCGCCGTCGAAGGCGGGGCACTCCACCCATCTGAAGGTTTTCAAGGACAAATAG
- the trxB gene encoding thioredoxin-disulfide reductase codes for MSENGAKREKVVIIGSGPAAWTAAIYAARAMLEPFVLEGAGSRTMIPGGQLMFTTEVENYPGFKEGVTGPELMGEMREQALRFGTRAEWEDVVGVDFAEWPFRLRTSGGGEVLADSAIVATGANARWIGLANEERLAQSGGGVSACAVCDGALPAFRDQVVAVVGGGDSAMEDALYLTKFAREVVIVHRRDELRASRIMAERALAHDLIRFEWNTVVTDVLGEETIAGLRLRDTESEEERELAVGGLFVAIGHTPNTGFLEGALALRENGYVETPEPWRTATSVPGVFAAGDVMDDHFRQAVTAAGTGCMAALEAERWLAAREPQSRKL; via the coding sequence ATGAGTGAAAACGGTGCGAAGAGGGAGAAGGTCGTGATCATCGGATCGGGCCCTGCCGCCTGGACCGCCGCCATCTATGCGGCCAGGGCGATGCTGGAGCCCTTCGTGCTCGAAGGCGCCGGCAGCCGGACCATGATCCCCGGTGGGCAGCTCATGTTCACCACCGAGGTCGAGAACTACCCCGGCTTCAAGGAGGGCGTGACCGGCCCGGAGCTCATGGGGGAGATGCGCGAGCAGGCTCTGCGTTTCGGAACCCGCGCCGAGTGGGAGGACGTGGTAGGAGTGGACTTCGCGGAATGGCCCTTCAGGCTCCGTACGAGCGGGGGCGGCGAGGTGCTGGCCGACTCGGCGATCGTCGCGACCGGGGCCAACGCCAGGTGGATCGGACTCGCCAACGAGGAACGGCTTGCGCAGTCGGGCGGCGGGGTCAGCGCGTGCGCGGTGTGCGACGGTGCGCTGCCCGCCTTCCGGGATCAGGTGGTGGCAGTGGTGGGAGGAGGTGATTCCGCGATGGAGGATGCGCTCTACCTGACAAAATTCGCCAGGGAGGTCGTCATCGTTCATCGCCGGGACGAGCTTCGGGCCTCCAGGATCATGGCCGAAAGAGCTCTGGCGCACGATCTGATTCGATTCGAATGGAACACCGTGGTGACCGATGTTCTGGGCGAGGAGACCATTGCCGGGCTGCGCCTGCGCGACACCGAGAGCGAAGAGGAGCGCGAGCTTGCGGTCGGCGGACTCTTCGTCGCGATCGGCCACACGCCGAACACCGGATTCCTCGAGGGCGCGCTCGCTCTACGGGAGAACGGGTACGTCGAAACGCCGGAGCCGTGGCGAACCGCGACCTCGGTGCCGGGCGTATTCGCCGCCGGCGACGTCATGGACGACCATTTCCGCCAAGCGGTCACCGCCGCAGGGACCGGCTGCATGGCGGCGCTCGAGGCCGAACGCTGGCTGGCCGCGAGGGAACCCCAATCGAGGAAACTATGA
- a CDS encoding DUF1028 domain-containing protein, with product MNNPDRRGPAPTFALFFLLATIVAPRQSRAQEVVENDVAAWPPVATFSIVGYDPATGEAGVAVQSRVFSVGNGVIWGEAGVGVVATQAIVDVSYGPQALELLRSGMTPAEAVERILADDPDPDPVRWTKEGRQFSIMSADGDVATHTGPRASSWAGHRIGRHCSAQGNILTGSAVVDDMVAAFEETEGHLSLRLQAALEAGQAAGGDTRGMQSAAMLVVKEDGGVWLNNDVVLRLQVDDHEAPIAELRRLVEMAAAQRERRRGR from the coding sequence ATGAACAACCCCGACCGGCGCGGACCTGCGCCCACCTTCGCCCTCTTCTTTCTTCTGGCGACGATCGTCGCACCCCGACAGAGTCGGGCGCAGGAGGTCGTCGAAAACGACGTCGCGGCCTGGCCGCCCGTGGCCACCTTCTCCATCGTCGGCTACGACCCTGCCACCGGGGAAGCGGGTGTGGCCGTCCAGTCCCGGGTATTCTCGGTCGGGAACGGCGTCATCTGGGGCGAGGCGGGCGTGGGAGTCGTGGCAACCCAGGCGATCGTCGACGTCAGCTACGGTCCCCAGGCCTTGGAGCTGCTCCGGTCGGGAATGACCCCCGCCGAGGCCGTCGAACGAATACTCGCCGACGATCCGGACCCGGATCCGGTTCGCTGGACCAAGGAGGGTCGCCAGTTCTCGATCATGAGCGCCGACGGCGACGTCGCCACCCACACCGGGCCGCGCGCGAGCTCATGGGCGGGCCACCGCATCGGCAGACACTGCTCGGCTCAAGGTAACATTCTGACGGGTTCCGCCGTGGTAGACGACATGGTCGCGGCTTTCGAGGAAACCGAGGGTCATCTCTCGCTCCGTCTCCAGGCCGCTCTCGAGGCCGGGCAGGCGGCCGGTGGCGACACCCGCGGCATGCAGTCAGCCGCGATGCTCGTCGTCAAGGAGGACGGCGGCGTCTGGCTCAACAACGACGTGGTGCTCAGGCTTCAGGTCGACGACCACGAAGCACCCATCGCCGAGCTGCGCAGACTCGTCGAAATGGCGGCGGCGCAGCGGGAACGGAGGCGGGGTCGGTGA
- a CDS encoding SDR family oxidoreductase produces the protein MSAVPSLAGKAALVTGGTRGIGYAIADKLAEAGARVAVGGRSPGTARSAAERMGRGTVALVADLARAAECDRLVEEAADALGRLDILVNNAGVGHFKPVSELSAEEWNAQIDLNLSGVFHTSKAALPHLGASGDGHIVNIGSLAGRHAFAGGTAYNASKFGLTGLTEAMMMDVRYDGVRVSIVMPGSVATEFGGRPPGAGADWRLTAADCADAVLHIVGYPHQAHASRIELRPSAPRRR, from the coding sequence GTGAGCGCCGTCCCCTCCCTTGCCGGCAAGGCCGCGCTGGTCACCGGAGGAACTCGTGGCATCGGCTACGCCATCGCCGACAAACTCGCGGAGGCGGGGGCCCGGGTGGCGGTGGGCGGACGCAGCCCTGGAACGGCCCGCTCGGCGGCCGAGCGTATGGGGCGGGGGACGGTGGCGCTGGTCGCCGACCTCGCCCGGGCGGCTGAGTGCGACCGGCTCGTGGAAGAAGCGGCGGACGCTTTGGGCCGACTCGACATTCTGGTGAACAACGCCGGCGTGGGCCACTTCAAACCGGTGAGCGAGCTCTCCGCCGAGGAGTGGAACGCCCAGATCGACCTCAACCTGAGCGGTGTCTTCCACACCTCCAAGGCCGCCCTTCCTCACCTCGGCGCAAGCGGCGACGGACACATCGTCAACATCGGCTCGCTCGCGGGCCGGCACGCGTTCGCGGGCGGAACCGCCTACAACGCCAGCAAGTTCGGCCTGACGGGGCTCACCGAGGCGATGATGATGGACGTGCGCTACGACGGCGTGCGCGTCAGCATCGTCATGCCCGGGAGCGTAGCGACCGAGTTCGGAGGACGCCCGCCCGGAGCGGGTGCCGACTGGCGCCTCACCGCCGCCGACTGCGCGGACGCCGTGCTCCACATCGTCGGCTACCCGCATCAGGCGCACGCCAGCCGGATCGAGCTGCGGCCGAGCGCGCCGAGACGGAGGTAG
- a CDS encoding class II fumarate hydratase, translating to MTDYRIERDSLGEMRVPADALYGSQTQRAVENFPISGRRFGRRFIEALGFVKWAAAEANAELGLIEEGVARAIAEAALAVAEGAHDKEFVLDIYQTGSGTSSNMNANEVIARLASRAAGKAIHPNDHVNFGQSSNDVIPTAMHVAVRLEIDGLLVPELDLLGRSLAAKAEEFDGIVKSGRTHLMDATPVRLGQQFGGYAAQVTKGLTRVKRAAEELDELALGGTATGTGINTHPRFARTALKRLASRTGTEWREADDHFEAQGAKDAAVNVSGSLNTLATSLIKIADDLRWLGSGPTSGLAEIVLPAVQPGSSIMPGKVNPVMSEALMMVCARVMGNHHTITIAGSRGNFELNVMMPVLAHALLESVTVLGNAASAFRTRCIDGIRADEARIRQLLERNPAVATALNPYIGYDAAATVAKEAAARGVSVREVVLERGLVPPDQVDDALDVRAMTEPGLPELGTPDSGSVP from the coding sequence ATGACCGACTACAGGATCGAACGCGACTCCTTGGGGGAGATGAGGGTCCCGGCCGACGCCCTCTACGGCTCGCAGACCCAACGGGCGGTCGAGAACTTCCCCATCAGCGGGCGGCGCTTCGGGCGAAGGTTCATCGAGGCTCTCGGGTTCGTCAAGTGGGCGGCCGCAGAAGCGAACGCCGAGCTGGGTCTCATCGAGGAAGGCGTGGCGCGGGCGATCGCCGAGGCCGCCCTGGCGGTGGCGGAAGGTGCCCACGACAAGGAGTTCGTTCTCGACATCTACCAGACGGGTTCCGGGACCTCGTCGAACATGAACGCGAACGAGGTGATCGCCCGCCTCGCCTCGCGGGCGGCCGGGAAGGCGATCCACCCCAACGATCACGTCAACTTCGGACAGTCTTCCAACGATGTGATCCCCACGGCCATGCACGTGGCCGTCCGACTGGAGATCGACGGGCTTCTCGTTCCCGAGCTCGATCTCCTGGGTAGAAGCCTCGCGGCGAAGGCCGAGGAGTTCGACGGGATCGTCAAGTCGGGACGCACGCATCTCATGGATGCGACACCTGTTCGGCTGGGCCAGCAGTTCGGCGGATACGCGGCCCAGGTTACCAAGGGCCTGACTCGTGTGAAGCGGGCCGCCGAGGAGCTCGACGAACTCGCTCTCGGAGGAACTGCGACGGGAACCGGCATCAATACCCATCCCCGGTTCGCCCGCACCGCCCTGAAGCGGCTCGCGAGCCGTACCGGGACGGAGTGGCGCGAAGCCGACGACCATTTCGAGGCCCAGGGAGCCAAGGACGCCGCCGTGAACGTCTCAGGTTCGCTGAACACCCTGGCCACGAGTCTTATCAAGATCGCCGACGACCTTCGCTGGCTCGGATCCGGTCCGACTTCGGGACTGGCGGAGATCGTGCTGCCCGCGGTGCAGCCCGGATCGTCGATCATGCCCGGCAAGGTGAACCCGGTGATGAGCGAGGCGCTGATGATGGTGTGCGCGCGGGTCATGGGGAATCACCATACGATCACGATCGCCGGCAGCCGCGGCAATTTCGAGCTCAACGTCATGATGCCGGTGCTGGCGCATGCGCTTCTCGAATCCGTCACCGTACTGGGGAACGCGGCCTCCGCCTTCCGGACTCGGTGCATCGACGGGATTCGCGCCGACGAGGCCCGCATCCGACAGCTGCTCGAGCGCAATCCGGCCGTGGCGACCGCCCTCAATCCCTACATCGGATACGACGCGGCGGCGACGGTCGCGAAGGAAGCGGCGGCTCGCGGCGTCAGCGTGCGCGAGGTGGTTCTGGAACGCGGACTCGTCCCGCCCGATCAGGTTGACGACGCGCTCGACGTGCGGGCGATGACCGAGCCGGGGCTGCCGGAGTTAGGGACCCCGGATTCCGGGTCGGTGCCCTAA
- a CDS encoding carboxypeptidase-like regulatory domain-containing protein has product MKRPVRNLAKGGLRTTALVSPARKLAAFVLACVPFLALGAVGALSAQDPPQPETGFVAVGRVVDESDGTPLVAALVTLNGAKWGVLTDERGNFPIELADSGTVRFEVSLIGYADLVWEGEIEPGVNVTIELKPQPILLEGLEIVVDRFRSRRKATATTVRAFEREDLAFAHQGTVLELIESRVLTFPTPCPGSFINSTCLRIRGRAVEPTVYLDEMPLPGGLDYLSVVAPQELEMLEIFGRGRHIRAYTARYMERAAKIRLFPIPIF; this is encoded by the coding sequence GTGAAGCGGCCGGTCCGGAACCTCGCCAAGGGCGGCCTGAGGACGACGGCCCTCGTTTCGCCGGCACGAAAGCTCGCAGCCTTCGTCTTGGCATGCGTGCCCTTCCTCGCCCTCGGGGCGGTCGGGGCGCTCTCCGCGCAGGATCCTCCCCAGCCGGAGACGGGATTCGTCGCCGTGGGAAGAGTTGTGGACGAATCCGACGGGACGCCCCTCGTCGCGGCTCTCGTGACGCTCAACGGTGCCAAGTGGGGCGTCCTCACCGACGAGCGCGGCAACTTTCCGATCGAGCTCGCGGACTCGGGCACGGTCAGATTCGAGGTCTCGCTTATCGGCTACGCCGATCTCGTCTGGGAGGGCGAGATCGAGCCTGGGGTGAACGTCACGATCGAGCTCAAGCCGCAACCCATCCTGCTCGAAGGGTTGGAGATCGTGGTGGACCGCTTCCGGTCACGCCGCAAGGCGACCGCGACGACCGTGCGGGCCTTCGAGCGCGAGGATCTGGCCTTCGCGCATCAAGGAACCGTCCTGGAACTGATCGAGAGCCGCGTCCTGACCTTCCCGACACCCTGTCCGGGCTCGTTCATTAACTCGACCTGCCTCCGGATTCGCGGAAGGGCGGTCGAGCCGACGGTCTATCTGGACGAGATGCCCTTGCCGGGCGGTCTGGACTATCTCTCCGTGGTCGCGCCCCAGGAGCTCGAGATGCTCGAGATCTTCGGAAGGGGCCGCCACATCAGAGCCTATACTGCTCGCTACATGGAGCGAGCGGCGAAGATCCGCCTCTTTCCGATACCGATCTTCTAG
- a CDS encoding deoxyribonuclease IV, with the protein MNDSRPVDGDELGAHVSSSGGVDKCPGRSAEIGGGVLQLFTKVPRFWREPKLKPGVPDAFRAARAEHGVTAAVSHDSYLINLASPKPDQWAKSMVSFKAELERCRLLGVEFIVTHPGNETEGDHLRGIEKNARGIAECLEDVPGETRVLLELTAGSGNSVGGSFENLRAIIDHLPAAAARRVGVCFDTCHAYSAGYDLVGDYEGVWAEFDDVLGLDLLELLHMNDSKHPFRSHRDQHEHIGKGTLGDAPFRKIMLDERLARVPKILETPKGDDAVEADRRNLARLRSFRA; encoded by the coding sequence ATGAACGATTCCAGACCTGTCGACGGCGACGAACTCGGTGCGCACGTCTCGTCCTCGGGCGGGGTCGACAAATGCCCGGGCCGTTCGGCGGAGATCGGCGGTGGCGTCCTCCAGCTCTTCACCAAGGTTCCGCGCTTCTGGAGGGAACCGAAGCTGAAACCGGGCGTTCCCGACGCCTTCAGAGCGGCTCGCGCGGAGCATGGCGTCACCGCTGCGGTCTCTCACGACTCCTACCTGATCAACCTCGCCTCTCCCAAGCCCGACCAGTGGGCGAAGTCCATGGTGTCGTTCAAGGCCGAGCTCGAACGCTGCAGGCTTCTGGGCGTGGAGTTCATAGTCACTCACCCCGGCAACGAGACCGAAGGCGATCACCTCCGAGGCATTGAGAAGAACGCCCGCGGAATAGCCGAATGCCTTGAGGATGTTCCAGGCGAGACCAGGGTGCTCCTCGAGCTCACCGCAGGCTCGGGCAACAGCGTGGGCGGCAGCTTTGAGAACCTGCGGGCCATCATCGACCATCTTCCCGCGGCGGCGGCCCGTAGGGTCGGCGTCTGCTTCGACACCTGTCACGCCTACTCGGCGGGTTACGATCTCGTGGGTGACTACGAGGGCGTCTGGGCGGAGTTCGACGACGTGCTCGGTCTCGACCTGCTCGAGCTCCTGCACATGAACGACTCCAAGCATCCCTTCCGCTCGCATCGCGATCAGCACGAACACATCGGGAAGGGCACGTTGGGCGATGCGCCCTTCAGGAAGATCATGCTCGACGAGCGACTCGCCAGAGTGCCGAAGATACTGGAGACGCCGAAGGGGGACGACGCCGTGGAGGCCGATCGCAGGAATCTCGCCCGCCTGCGGAGCTTCAGGGCTTGA